Proteins from a genomic interval of Phlebotomus papatasi isolate M1 chromosome 3, Ppap_2.1, whole genome shotgun sequence:
- the LOC129808326 gene encoding ATP-binding cassette sub-family G member 1-like, which yields MAEVASQNVSLSFSNLRYNVRVRDWRSGFCRAEKKVILNGISGCFNSGQLSIIMGVSGAGKTTLLNILAGAVRKGFSGDISVINNGQVIRTVNSVYILQDSIVAPFLTVNEAMNFASYFKIRSRKSEDVQENIDRILESLNLSEVKSVKSSDLSGGEKKRLTIALEMIRDPSVMFFDEPTSGLDYSSSIQCMKVLKKLAKDGRVIIATVHQPAPLILQQCDQLYVLAEGKCIYSGVYGDIVRHLRESFDIICPQSYNPAEFLLEIASGAYENDWRSRLLDAMKFTQQGSSEVQPKINSRYRSRSSGFFRQLLGLVKRRSLITYRDISLIAMRSAVHILCIAIVCIMYRGVGHRAENVLNNLRYILYTFSYFSFVTYSASFSVIPREIPIVKREHFNGWYSILPYYFSLAIVDLPLHVIAATLYSVVTFWVTDQPMEFQRLIIFTIACNALVVIAHSIGCINGFIFNVQNASILGQFVTVAFFASSGYFITRRDAPSYLNWLFDISFMRYGQNSFITSIYGLNRTKMICDELFCQYTNPRKVLYAMDVEESDGWSDFHKMFYIFLFFFISGYFVVRFRILNVTRK from the exons ATGGCTGAAGTTGCGTCTCAGAATGTGAGTCTCAGTTTCTCAAATCTCAGATACAATGTCCGCGTGCGTGATTGGCGGTCTGGCTTCTGTCGTGCTGAGAAGAAAGTGATTCTCAATGGTATCAGTGGCTGCTTCAATAGTGGTCAATTGAGTATAATTATGGGAGTTTCTGGGGCTGGTAAGACAACTCTGTTGAACATTTTGGCGGGAGCTGTGCGCAAAGGGTTTTCAGGTGATATTTCTGTGATAAATAATGGGCAGGTGATAAGGACAGTGAATTCCGTGTATATCCTTCAAGATAGTATTGTAGCGCCATTTTTAACAGTGAATGAGGCAATGAACTTCGCGTCCTATTTCAAGATTAGAAGTAGGAAGAGTGAAGATGTCCAGGAGAATATTGATAGGATACTAGAGTCGCTGAACTTGTCTGAAGTGAAAAGTGTGAAGAGTTCGGATTTGTCTGGAGGGGAGAAAAAGCGGTTGACGATAGCCCTGGAGATGATAAGAGATCCTTCTGTGATGTTCTTTGATGAGCCCACCAGTGGACTTGATTATTCCTCTTCGATTCAGTGCATGAAGGTTCTGAAGAAATTGGCCAAAGACGGAAGAGTGATTATTGCAACTGTACACCAACCAGCTCCTCTAATTCTGCAACAATGTGATCAACTCTACGTCTTGGCGGAGGGGAAGTGCATCTACAGTGGAGTGTATGGGGATATTGTGAGGCATCTTAGGGAGTCCTTTGACATCATCTGCCCGCAGTCTTACAATCCAGCGGAGTTTCTCCTGGAAATAGCTTCCGGTGCCTATGAAAATGACTGGAGAAGTCGCCTTCTGGATGCCATGAAATTCACTCAGCAGGGGAGTTCAGAAGTTCAGCCAAAGATCAATTCAAGATATCGCTCTCGGTCAAGTGGCTTCTTCAGACAATTGTTGGGTTTGGTGAAGCGCCGTTCCCTAATAACTTATCGTGACATCTCCCTAATTGCCATGAGGAGTGCGGTGCACATCCTCTGTATAGCCATCGTATGCATTATGTATCGAGGGGTAGGTCATAGGGCGGAAAATGTTCTCAACAACTTACGCTACATCCTCTACACATTCAGCTACTTTTCTTTTGTCACATATTCCGCCAGTTTCTCAGTGA TACCACGAGAAATTCCAATAGTGAAGAGGGAACACTTCAATGGATGGTACTCTATATTGCCCTACTACTTCTCCCTGGCCATTGTGGACCTTCCACTTCACGTAATTGCAGCAACTCTGTACAGTGTTGTTACATTTTGGGTCACAGACCAACCCATGGAGTTCCAGAGGCTCATCATCTTTACAATTGCATGCAATGCTCTCGTTGTCATTGCCCACAGCATTGGATGCATCAATGGATTCATATTTAATGTGCAG AATGCATCTATTCTTGGACAATTTGTTACTGTTGCATTCTTCGCAAGTTCTGGATACTTTATTACCCGCCGAGATGCTCCTTCTTACCTCAATTGGTTGTTTGATATCTCCTTCATGCGGTATGGACAAAATTCCTTCATCACCTCAATTTATGGCCTGAACAGAACCAAGATGATCTGCGATGAGCTGTTCTGCCAGTACACAAATCCCCGGAAGGTACTTTACGCAATGGACGTTGAGGAATCAGATGGATGGTCGGATTTTCACAAAATGTTCTATATCtttctcttcttcttcatttcggGATACTTTGTGGTTCGTTTTAGGATACTCAATGTCAcga